The nucleotide sequence TTGGATCGGGGTTGTTGGTGATGCTGCCGCCGTCACAGGCGCCATAGCCGAATGATTTGTCGCTACCGTCGCAACTATTGTTACCCAGTGAAAACAGCAGTATTTTCTTGCCGTTATATCGGTTCAAACGTCAGCGACACCTTCGCGCTTGCCTTACTCCCCCGGCACAACCAAATCCGTCGAC is from Litorivicinus lipolyticus and encodes:
- a CDS encoding VPLPA-CTERM sorting domain-containing protein, encoding MNRYNGKKILLFSLGNNSCDGSDKSFGYGACDGGSITNNPDPIANVPLPAAAWLLLTALAGLIGTRARSKTTGT